From Deinococcus planocerae, a single genomic window includes:
- a CDS encoding Rqc2 family fibronectin-binding protein, which yields MEGLMLARVLRDLSRHLPARTLGWAFPDETTAALLLDGLGNLVLSYRPPQPVVFLSRERMRGDPHNGFQRYLANRVRGDLVQAEQLKLDRVFALHFAGETGFVDQPPVRLLFEVTGRNANLLVLEAGEGFEGRIVLAAREITGSRNRFRTVRTGGVYTPPPPYEKLDPRRVTEEDARSLASLPLGKWRERVDGLGLLLGAELVRRTGLSPDEAPGDRWPEALAALRSLVEDPTVSEGTMREGAREAARAEKAAQLRKALREPLEKRLTLVQNQLADVTRADAGLDNAAQDRTEADLLMAYAHTVEPGAASALLPAFDGSGEVPVSLDPQLSAVQNAEKRYTRARRREDVYERLAEREPALRSELEEARERLAQLDAASLEELEALSQTLQAERPEKSPYGIRFTTPGGFEALVGRNNKENATLTHRIGRSLDYWFHAQGYPGSHVLVRAGGKDLALPDILYAARLAAAHSKARGSSNVPVDYTRVKFVWRPRGSPAGQVHYTDQKTVFVDGTLPEESAAAG from the coding sequence ATGGAAGGGCTGATGCTCGCCCGGGTGCTGCGGGACTTATCGCGGCATCTGCCCGCACGCACGCTCGGCTGGGCCTTCCCCGACGAGACGACCGCCGCGCTGCTCCTCGACGGCCTTGGAAACCTCGTGCTCTCGTACCGACCGCCGCAGCCCGTGGTCTTCCTGTCGCGCGAGCGGATGAGGGGCGACCCGCACAACGGGTTCCAGCGGTATCTGGCGAACCGGGTGCGGGGGGACCTCGTGCAGGCCGAGCAGCTCAAGCTCGACCGGGTGTTCGCGCTGCACTTCGCGGGCGAGACGGGCTTCGTGGACCAGCCGCCCGTGCGGCTCCTCTTCGAGGTCACGGGCCGCAACGCCAACCTCCTCGTGCTGGAGGCGGGCGAGGGCTTCGAGGGGCGGATCGTCCTCGCCGCGCGGGAGATCACGGGGAGCCGCAACCGCTTCCGCACGGTGCGGACGGGCGGGGTCTACACGCCGCCGCCCCCCTACGAGAAGCTCGACCCGCGCAGGGTGACGGAGGAGGACGCCCGCTCTCTCGCCTCCCTTCCCCTCGGCAAGTGGCGGGAACGGGTGGACGGGCTGGGGCTGCTCCTGGGGGCCGAACTCGTCCGGCGAACGGGCCTTTCCCCCGACGAGGCGCCGGGCGACCGCTGGCCGGAGGCGCTGGCGGCCCTGCGCTCCCTCGTGGAGGACCCCACCGTCAGCGAGGGGACGATGCGGGAGGGGGCGCGCGAGGCGGCGCGGGCAGAGAAGGCCGCCCAGCTCCGCAAGGCCCTGCGCGAGCCGCTGGAAAAGAGGTTGACCCTCGTGCAAAACCAGCTCGCCGACGTGACGCGGGCGGATGCGGGGCTCGACAACGCCGCCCAGGACCGCACCGAGGCCGACCTCCTGATGGCGTACGCGCACACGGTGGAGCCCGGCGCAGCGTCTGCCCTCCTGCCCGCCTTCGACGGGAGCGGCGAGGTGCCCGTCTCTCTGGACCCGCAGCTCTCCGCCGTGCAGAACGCCGAGAAACGCTACACCCGCGCCCGCCGCCGCGAGGACGTGTACGAGCGGTTGGCCGAACGCGAGCCCGCCCTGCGTTCGGAGCTGGAGGAGGCGCGCGAACGGCTCGCTCAACTCGACGCCGCGAGCCTGGAGGAGTTGGAGGCGCTCTCGCAGACCCTCCAGGCCGAGCGGCCCGAGAAGAGTCCCTACGGCATCCGCTTCACCACGCCGGGGGGCTTCGAGGCGCTGGTCGGGCGGAACAACAAGGAGAACGCGACCCTGACCCACCGCATCGGGCGCAGCCTGGACTACTGGTTCCACGCGCAGGGGTATCCCGGCAGCCACGTCCTCGTGCGGGCGGGGGGCAAGGACCTCGCGCTGCCGGACATCCTGTACGCCGCCCGTCTCGCCGCCGCGCACTCCAAGGCGCGCGGGAGCAGCAACGTCCCGGTGGACTACACCCGGGTCAAATTCGTGTGGCGGCCCCGGGGGTCTCCCGCCGGGCAGGTCCACTACACCGACCAGAAGACGGTCTTCGTGGACGGCACGCTGCCGGAGGAAAGCGCGGCGGCGGGCTGA
- a CDS encoding BamA/OMP85 family outer membrane protein: MRHPHTLALTLVLAAPVAVAQTAATVQDVVVNGTNDLLSNYVRATLSVQPGAALSSVNLRLVEQDVLATGYFKTATADLRTIGGRDTLVITVTPNATIGKVDVTGLTFLPAEGFKSSIAELLNIAPGATLNTGRLDQAKEALAQNFRSEGFPFVPSISAQTQTQRDGTVNVNFVVDETAPVTRVEVEGVTLIPRETVTNLFRPIYDAKRFSVPAYYAAVEGLQRAYSTAGYLQSGVNTASTTLENGVLRVRVVEGRASAVSLDALGLPAGTATPALQTRVGQPLVLSRIQADVRALSNATGKPVGFALQPDPQNPGQAAVFFGAAEVTTGPVRTIAFRGNTRVPTATLSAAVKTKVGDVYSPQLAQEDFLAIRDAYRKAGYEVSTRDAITFENGTLTFNLREVRLAGYELQWQGNHRTQDRVILRELPRPGGLFNLNELRAGLANVSRLGYVQVVGENVRSDPQNPESVTYVLTVAEGNQGIPVSLALSYDSLTGFGGEASYSNPNVFGLGHNVSVTAGAQQNDAGQNLVGNVSYTIPWLDLNFLDFRENRTSLTASVGSSVAGNLPLTQNNPTTGEDEDTGRQYTVRTSGFSVNVGRNLTRNLRGSVGVGTSYRTYFLEGLQDGETSATTDEQARTLLTPATRTTTLRTGLNYDTTDNPEFPSRGVRASADLSYNFGVSGARSVGWTDIEGGASTYFGLGRTLDKGFGVQTRQQTIAVRANAGTINGTTPTGTGYYVGGGSTPVAARQLRGLENNQLFGTNYFTAGAEYRYDFNLTNSFTQGVYGVLFADAGDAWNDGEAFSLNYGVGAGVQLNLGFGGARLPSLRFDYGYSPQNASSKFYFRIGNFW; the protein is encoded by the coding sequence ATGCGACATCCCCACACCCTCGCCCTGACTCTTGTCCTCGCCGCTCCGGTCGCCGTGGCGCAAACCGCCGCCACCGTGCAGGACGTGGTGGTCAACGGCACCAACGACCTGCTTTCCAACTATGTTCGGGCCACGCTCAGCGTCCAGCCGGGCGCCGCGCTCTCCAGCGTCAACCTGCGCCTCGTCGAGCAGGACGTGCTGGCGACCGGGTACTTCAAGACCGCCACCGCCGACCTGCGGACCATCGGCGGGCGCGACACGCTCGTCATCACGGTCACGCCCAACGCGACCATCGGCAAGGTCGATGTCACGGGCCTGACCTTCCTCCCCGCCGAGGGCTTCAAGTCGAGCATCGCCGAGCTGCTCAACATCGCGCCCGGCGCCACGCTGAACACCGGGCGGCTCGATCAGGCCAAAGAAGCGCTGGCGCAGAACTTCCGCTCGGAGGGCTTCCCCTTCGTGCCGAGCATCAGCGCGCAGACCCAGACGCAGCGCGACGGCACGGTGAACGTCAACTTCGTGGTGGACGAGACCGCCCCCGTGACCCGCGTGGAGGTCGAGGGCGTGACCCTGATCCCCCGCGAGACGGTGACGAACCTCTTCCGCCCGATCTACGACGCCAAGCGCTTCTCCGTGCCCGCGTACTACGCCGCCGTCGAGGGCCTGCAACGGGCCTACTCGACTGCCGGATACCTCCAGAGCGGCGTGAACACGGCGTCCACCACCCTGGAAAACGGCGTGCTGCGCGTGCGGGTGGTCGAGGGCCGGGCGAGCGCGGTGAGTCTCGACGCGCTGGGGCTGCCCGCCGGGACGGCCACGCCCGCCCTCCAGACGCGGGTGGGGCAGCCGCTGGTGCTCTCGCGCATCCAGGCGGACGTGCGCGCGCTCTCGAACGCGACGGGCAAGCCGGTGGGCTTCGCGCTGCAACCCGACCCCCAGAATCCCGGTCAGGCCGCCGTGTTCTTCGGGGCCGCCGAGGTGACGACCGGGCCGGTGCGGACCATCGCCTTCCGGGGCAACACCCGGGTGCCCACCGCCACCTTGAGCGCCGCCGTGAAGACGAAGGTGGGCGACGTGTACTCGCCGCAGCTCGCGCAGGAGGACTTCCTGGCGATCCGCGACGCCTACCGCAAGGCCGGGTACGAGGTCAGCACGCGGGACGCGATCACCTTTGAGAACGGCACGCTGACCTTCAACCTCCGGGAGGTGAGGCTGGCCGGGTACGAGCTTCAGTGGCAGGGCAACCACCGCACCCAGGACCGGGTGATCCTGCGCGAGCTGCCGAGGCCGGGAGGCCTCTTCAACCTGAACGAACTGCGCGCCGGGCTCGCCAACGTGAGCCGCCTGGGCTACGTGCAGGTTGTGGGCGAGAACGTCCGCAGCGATCCGCAAAACCCCGAGAGCGTGACGTACGTGCTCACCGTGGCGGAGGGCAACCAGGGCATCCCGGTGAGCCTCGCGCTCTCCTACGACAGCCTGACGGGCTTCGGCGGCGAGGCGTCGTACAGCAACCCGAACGTCTTCGGGCTGGGGCACAACGTCAGCGTGACGGCGGGGGCCCAGCAAAACGACGCGGGGCAAAACCTCGTCGGCAACGTCTCGTACACGATTCCGTGGCTGGACCTGAACTTCCTCGACTTCCGCGAGAACCGCACCAGCCTGACGGCCTCGGTGGGGAGTTCGGTGGCGGGCAACCTGCCGCTGACGCAGAACAATCCCACCACGGGCGAGGACGAGGACACCGGGCGCCAGTACACGGTGCGGACGAGCGGCTTCAGCGTAAACGTGGGGCGCAACCTCACCCGCAACCTGAGGGGCTCGGTGGGCGTGGGCACGAGCTACCGCACCTACTTCCTCGAAGGGCTCCAGGACGGCGAGACGAGCGCCACCACCGACGAGCAGGCGCGGACCCTGCTGACGCCCGCCACCCGCACGACCACCCTGCGCACCGGGCTGAACTACGACACGACCGACAACCCCGAGTTCCCCAGCCGGGGCGTGCGCGCGAGCGCCGACCTGTCGTACAACTTCGGCGTCTCGGGGGCGCGCTCGGTGGGCTGGACGGACATCGAGGGCGGCGCGAGCACCTACTTCGGGCTGGGCCGCACCCTCGACAAGGGCTTCGGCGTGCAGACCCGCCAGCAGACGATTGCCGTGCGGGCGAACGCAGGCACGATCAACGGCACCACTCCCACGGGCACGGGCTACTACGTGGGCGGCGGCAGCACCCCGGTCGCGGCGCGGCAACTGCGCGGGCTGGAGAACAACCAGCTTTTCGGCACGAACTACTTCACCGCCGGTGCCGAGTACCGCTACGACTTCAACCTCACCAATTCATTTACCCAGGGCGTGTACGGCGTCCTCTTCGCCGACGCGGGCGACGCCTGGAACGACGGCGAGGCCTTCAGCCTTAACTACGGCGTCGGCGCGGGCGTCCAGCTCAACCTGGGCTTCGGCGGGGCTCGGCTGCCCAGCCTGCGCTTCGACTACGGCTACAGCCCCCAGAACGCGAGCAGCAAGTTCTACTTCCGCATCGGCAACTTCTGGTAA
- a CDS encoding YggS family pyridoxal phosphate enzyme yields the protein MSLPEVLAGLREAEAASGRPPGSARLVAVTKGQPLAAIREHVLAHAALQPGGFPLGEGRAQELRDKVAEFEAEGLTGTEWHYIGTLQLNKVKYMRAVTLIHALEDVRQAQTIADLAAKWGRAPDVLLQLHNGEPQKHGVAPGDLRAVYDGVRATGLSVRGLMVMAPDTEDEAAILRVFKDTARRAYDLGLGELSMGMSGDYPLAVRAGATLVRVGTRLFS from the coding sequence ATGAGCCTGCCCGAGGTCCTGGCCGGACTGCGCGAGGCCGAGGCCGCCTCGGGCCGCCCGCCCGGCAGCGCGCGCCTCGTCGCCGTGACGAAGGGGCAGCCGCTCGCCGCGATCCGGGAGCACGTGCTCGCCCACGCCGCCCTTCAACCCGGAGGCTTCCCCCTGGGTGAGGGCCGCGCCCAGGAGCTGCGTGACAAGGTGGCCGAGTTCGAGGCGGAGGGCTTGACCGGCACCGAGTGGCACTACATCGGGACGCTGCAACTCAACAAGGTCAAGTACATGCGGGCTGTGACGCTGATTCACGCGCTGGAGGACGTGCGGCAGGCGCAGACCATCGCCGACCTCGCCGCGAAGTGGGGCCGCGCCCCCGACGTGCTCCTGCAACTCCATAACGGTGAGCCGCAGAAGCACGGCGTTGCCCCGGGGGACCTGCGCGCCGTGTACGACGGCGTGAGGGCGACCGGCCTGAGTGTGCGCGGCCTGATGGTGATGGCCCCCGACACGGAGGACGAGGCGGCGATCCTGCGGGTTTTCAAGGACACGGCCCGCCGGGCGTACGACCTCGGGCTCGGCGAACTCAGCATGGGCATGAGCGGCGACTACCCGCTGGCC